The following nucleotide sequence is from Streptomyces brevispora.
AGCGACATCTTCAGCGCCGCCCGCGGCACCGCCACGCACACGCGCCCAGCAGCAGCTCCGGCATCAGCGGCCGGCTCAGCGCCTCCGCGAACGCCCAGCAGAACGCCAGGGGCAGAGCGGGAGGGCCGGGCGGTCGTGCTGTTCCCCGAGGGCACCCGGGCCGAGGACGGGTTCACCGGCCATCGAAAGCAGATCGTCCATCCCGCCGCCGCCCCGCCGCACCGGGAACCCGGCCGCGCCGCTCGGCCCCGCCGGTGAGGCTGAACACGCCCCGCCACAGGCCGCGCCGGGTCGTCCGGCCCGTTTCGCGGGCCAGCGCCCCGTCCAGGTTGGCGAAGGCGAGCCGGGCCGCGAGCAGTGCGGCGACCGGCAGGGCGGCGGGGTCGGCGGGCAGCAGGGCCAGTGCGGCGGCGGCGCCGGCCGCCGCGATCACACCGGCCGCGGTGAGGGTGTCGGGCGACACCTCATGGCGGACCAGCGAGGCGCGGACGCCGGAGGGCCGGTTCGCGTACCAGGGCTTGAGAGCGTAGAGGCCGTTCAGGGGTGCAACTGTTGTGCGTCGCACAATTTTTCGACACGTGTCCCGTACTCACATGCGGGCTGAGTACCCGGTGGGTGCGGTCCCGGGGGCCGGGGCGTCCGGGATGCCGCTTCGTCCCCGGTCGCCGGACGGGCCCGTGGCGGACGGGGTCCTGGACGGGCCGAGCCAAACCTCCGTCTCAGATAGTAGGAAGTCCGAGTAACTGTGGAGACAGAACGGCCGGGCTGGCCTAGCTTTGTAGAAGCCGAACGTCTCGCTGGAACCAGCGACTGGTGTTGCGAGCGCATGCCCCGATGCAGGTAACCCCTGCGGCATCCGTTCCCGCCCCTTCCGGCACCTCGAAATCACTGATCTCGAAATCACCGTTCACGCCGTTCCGATCTCGAAATCCTCGCGATCTCAAGGAGTCGATGCATCATGGCCGAGACCATAGTCCGCCGCGTCCGTCACGCCCACCGCCCGACCGAGTCGGAGCGGCGCAATGCCGCCGCCGCCCTGCAGCGGGCCCTCGACCGCAGGGACAACGGCGGCTCCACCGGTCACTGACCGGGCCGCGGCCCGGCCGGTGACGTGCGGATCAGCCGCGGCTGATCTCGAAGTGGTCGATGCGCTCACCGGACTCGGCGAGCGCGGTGACCTTCATCCGGGCGTGCCGCCCGGCCTCCACCTCCACCGCGAGGAACGAGAAGCCGGTGTAGCGCACCCGTGACCACTCGACGGTCTCGGTGGCCCTTCCGCCGCCCTTGACCACGTGGTACGTGTTCACGCTCTCCAGATCCGCGACGTGCCCCTCGTAGCTGTCGGGTGCCGGGAAGTCGTACAGCGCCTTGCCCGCGCCGCCCGCGGTGACGTACACGATGCCGTCCCGCGTGGGGTCGGTGCGCTCGCCGATCGGCACCCTGCGCTGGACGGCGTTCCGCAGGATCGCGTCGGTGCGCTCGTAGACGTGGTTGTGGCCGTTGATGACCAGGTCCACCTGGTGCTTCTCGAAGAGCGGCACCCAGGCGTCCCGGACCCCGCCGTCCGAGGCGTGGGCGTTGGTCGTGGAGAAGGCGCAGTGGTGGAAGAAGACCACCAGGAAGTCGATGTCGTGGCGTGCCCGCAGCTCACCCAGCCGCCGGTCCAGCCAGCGCGTCTGCTTGCCGCCGCTGATGCCGAAGTTCGCGGGGATCTCGTACGAGACGTCATTGGCGTCGAGCGCGATCACGCCCACGTTTCCGTGCACGAAGGAGTACGCGCCGGGCTGGTTCACGGGGTCCGGCCCGTTGTCCGGCAGCGTCCAGCGGGCGTTCTGGCCGCCGTAGCCGTCCGGCGAGTACCAGGCCTCCATGTCGTGGTTCCCGGTGGTGACCATCCACGGCACGGTCTTCGACACGGTTTCCGTCTGCGCCAGGAACTGGTCCCAGGTGCGGGCGTCATAGGTGTCGCTCGTCCGGCCGGAGCCCGACGGGTCGGCGTAGCAGATGTCGCCCGCGTGCAGGTGGAAGGCGGGGTTCTGGCCCAGGATCAGCTGGTCGTTGCCGAGTGCGTGGTAGCTGACGCCCTGGTCGCCGAAGGCGGTGAAGGTGAAGGTCCCGGCGTGCGAGGGCGCGGTGGTGAAGGTGCCGAGCGTGCCCAGGTTGCGGGTGTCGGCCGGGTCGAAACCGTCGTGGCCGACGCCGTAGTAGTACGTCGTGCCGGGCTTCAGCCGCTCCAGGCCCGCGTGTACGTAGTACTGCTCGGCCGCCGCGATCTTGCCGTCGTTCAGCCGCGGCGTGGTGAGGTGGCGCACCTCGGCGTCGATCTTCCGGCTCAGCGCCCACGGCTTGAGGCCGATCCGGATGTACGGCCGCCGCACGGCGAACGGAACCTGCCAGGAGACCGCCATCTGCGTCCTCGGGTCGGCGCCGTAGGCCAGGTGCCGGCCGAACGGGGCGACCAGCGAGCCGTCCACCCGGGTGGAGCTGTGCGAGGTGAGCACCGTCGGCGCGGCGTACGCCGGAGAGGCGGTCAGGGAGGCGCCGAGACCGGCGACGGCGGCGGTCGCCACGCCGGTACGCAGCGCGCCGCGCCGGGTCAGCCGGGTGCGCAGGTAGTCGTGCTGCTCGGCCATGCTCATGCGGTCGGCGAGCTTCTCGGGGATTCCGAATCGGGGGATGTCCATGGGCGACAACATCCACCCGTTCCCCGACGCAGTCCCGTCGAGTGGGTGAACGGTACACGTACAGCTCCCCATGTGTCCGTATGGTGGACTCCATGTGTCATGGGGTGGGACGCGCAGTAGGGTGCGGACATGTCTCGCAGCATCAATCTCGCAGTGATCCCCGGTGACGGTATCGGCCAGGAGGTCGTGGCCCAGGGCCTCAAGGTCCTCAACGCTGTTCTCCCGCAGGATGTGAAGCTGGAGACCAAGGAGTACGACCTTGGTGCCCAGCGCTGGCACCGCACCGGCGAAACCCTCCCGGACGCGGAGCTGGAAGCCCTCAAGGGCCACGACGCCATCCTGCTCGGCGCGATCGGTGACCCGTCAGTGCCGTCCGGCGTCCTGGAGCGGGGGCTGCTGCTGAAGCTGCGCTTCGCCTTCGACCACTTCATCAACCTGCGGCCGTCGAAGCTGTTCCCGAACACCGAGACCCCGCTGGCCGGCCGTCCGGACATCGACTTCGTCGTCGTCCGAGAGGGGACCGAGGGCCCGTACACCGGCAACGGCGGTTCGCTGCGCACCGGTACCGAGCACGAGGTCGCCACCGAGGTCAGCCTCAACACCGCCTTCGGTGTCGAGCGGGTCGTCCGGGACGCCTTCGAGCGGGCCGCCGCCCGTCCGCGCAAGAAGCTGACGCTGGTCCACAAGAACAACGTCCTCGTCTACGCGGGTCACCTGTGGAAGAACACCTTCGACAAGGTGGCGGCCGAGTACCCCCAGGTCACCACCGACTACCTGCACGTCGACGCCGCGACGATCTTCTTCGTCACCCAGCCGGAGCGCTTCGACGTCATCGTCACCGACAACCTCTTCGGTGACATCCTGACCGACCTCGCCGCGGCCGTCTCCGGCGGCATCGGCCTGGCGGCCTCGGGCAACATCAACCCGACGGGCGCCTTCCCGTCGATGTTCGAACCGGTCCACGGCTCCGCCCCCGACATCGCGGGCCAGGGCAAGGCCGACCCGACCGCCACGATCCTCTCCGTCGCCCTCCTGCTGCGCCACCTCGGCTACGAGGCCCAGGCCGTACGCATCGAGGACGCGGTCTCCGCCGACCTCGCGGAGCGCGAGGGCACCGCCCGTACCACCGAAGAGATCGGCGACGCGCTCGCGGTACGCGTAGCGGGCTGATCCGACGACTCCCTCGAAGCCGCCGGGTCGCACAGACACCCGGCGGCTTCTCCTGTGCGGCCCCGGGTGTCACCATCGAACCCTGGACCGCAATCACGTCATTTCGTGCACGGCCTCCCGCGAGAGATAATCGGACTGGGCCGTGGCTTGTTGCGAAGCTCGGACGTCCTACCACCTGTCCGACAGGCGCGGGCGTGGGAGCGGTCCTACACACACAAAACCGGTGAAGGACACGTACTCATGACGACGCCCACGATCGAGCTCAAGCCCTCCTCGAACCCGCTGTCCGACGCGGAGCGCGAGGCGATCCTGGTCAAGCCCGGATTCGGCCGCTACTTCACCGATCACATGGTGACGATCAAGTGGACCGAAGGCCGTGGCTGGCACGACGCCCAGCTCGTCCCGTACGCGCCGCTGTCGATCGACCCGGCCAACATGACGCTGCACTACGGCCAGGAGATCTTCGAGGGCCTCAAGGCGTACCGCCAGCCCGACGGCTCGGTCGCCACCTTCCGCCCCGAGGCCAACGCCGAGCGTTTCCGGTCCTCCGCGCGCCGGCTCGCCATGCCGGAACTTCCCGTCGAGACGTTCGTCGCGGCCTGCGACGCCCTCGTCCAGCAGGACGCGGCCTGGGTCCCGGAGCACGGCGGTGAGGAGTCGCTGTACCTGCGCCCGTTCATGATCGCGGCCGAGGTCGGCCTCGGCGTGCGGCCCGCCAACGAGTACCTCTTCCTGGTGATCGCCTCGCCGGCCGGCGCGTACTTCCCCGGCGGGGTGAAGCCGGTCTCCATCTGGCTCTCCGAGGACCGGGTGCGCGCCGTCCCCGGCGGCATGGGCGACGCCAAGACCGGCGGCAACTACGCCGCGTCCCTGCTCGCCCAGGCCGAGGCCGCGACGAAGGGCTGCGACCAGGTCGCCTACCTCGACGCCGTCGAGCACAAGTGGGTCGAGGAGCTCGGCGGGATGAACCTGTACTTCGTGTACGGGAACAGGATCGTCACCCCGACGCTGACCGGCTCGCTGCTCGCGGGCATCACCCGTGACTCGCTGCTCACGCTCGCCGCGGACCTCGGCCACCAGCCCGAGGAGAGCCGCGTCTCGATCGACCAGTGGCGCGACGACTCGGCGAACGGCACGCTCACCGAGGTCTTCGCCTGCGGCACCGCCGCCGTCATCACCCCCGTCGGCACGGTGAAGAGCGCCGGCGGCGAGTGGACCCAGGGCGACGGCACGCCCGGCCCGGTCACCCTCCGGCTGCGCGAGCGCCTGCTGGACATCCAGCGCGGCATCGTCGAGGACACCCACGGGTGGATGCACCCGCTCGGCTAGAGATCGTCCCGGAGTCCTACGAGTCCGGACACCGTACGTACGAGGGCCGCGCCCGGCTGTCCGCCGGGCGCGGCCTTCGCGCGCGAGGCGTGCGCACCGGCGGCTGCCCTCCGGCCCGGCCCGAGCGCCCGGCCGTCACTCCCTCGCACCCGTGTTACTTCGCCGGCGGTCCGGGCACGGTGACCAACCATGGGACGAGAGCAGTGGAAGAAGATCTGGGTCGGCTCCGCCGGAAACATGGTCGAGTGGTTCGACTGGTTCGTGTACGCGACCTTCGCGGTCTACTTCGCGGACTCGTTCTTCCCCGAGGGCAACGAGACCGCCAACCTCATGAACACGATGGGCATCTTCGCCGTCGGCTTCTTCATGAGACCGGTCGGCGGCTGGCTGCTCGGCCGGATCGGTGACCGCAAGGGCCGCAAGGCCGCGCTCACCCTCACTGTCACCCTCATGTCGGCCTCCGCGATCCTGATCGCCGTCGCGCCCACCTACGACGTCGCCGGATACGGCGGGGTCGCCGTACTGATGCTCGCCCGGCTGCTCCAGGGGCTCTCGGTCGGCGGTGAGTACGCCGCCAGCGCCACCTACCTCACCGAGGCCTCCGCACCCGAGAAGCGCGGCTTCGCCTCCAGCTTCCAGTACGTGTCCATGACCGCGGGCCAACTCGTCGGCCTCGGCCTCCAGATCGTCCTCCAGCGCAACATGTCCGACGCGGCGCTGCACAGCTGGGGCTGGCGCATCCCGTTCGTCGTCGGCGCGCTCGGCGCCGCCACCGTCTTCTATCTGCGCCGCTCCATGCTGGAGACGGAGGTGTACGCCGAGTCCGGTGCCACCGAGCAGCAGGACCGCGGCACACTGAAGTTGCTCTGGCAGCACCGGCGCGAGGCGTTCCTGGTGATGGCGCTGACCATGGGCGGGACCGTCGCCTACTACACGTACACGACCTACCTCGCCAAGTTCCTCTCCACGAGCGCCGGCATGGACAAGTCCACCGCCTCGCTCGTCAGCTTCTGCGCCCTGTTCGTCTTCATGTGCATCCAGCCGGCGGCCGGCATGCTGTCCGA
It contains:
- a CDS encoding purple acid phosphatase family protein; translation: MDIPRFGIPEKLADRMSMAEQHDYLRTRLTRRGALRTGVATAAVAGLGASLTASPAYAAPTVLTSHSSTRVDGSLVAPFGRHLAYGADPRTQMAVSWQVPFAVRRPYIRIGLKPWALSRKIDAEVRHLTTPRLNDGKIAAAEQYYVHAGLERLKPGTTYYYGVGHDGFDPADTRNLGTLGTFTTAPSHAGTFTFTAFGDQGVSYHALGNDQLILGQNPAFHLHAGDICYADPSGSGRTSDTYDARTWDQFLAQTETVSKTVPWMVTTGNHDMEAWYSPDGYGGQNARWTLPDNGPDPVNQPGAYSFVHGNVGVIALDANDVSYEIPANFGISGGKQTRWLDRRLGELRARHDIDFLVVFFHHCAFSTTNAHASDGGVRDAWVPLFEKHQVDLVINGHNHVYERTDAILRNAVQRRVPIGERTDPTRDGIVYVTAGGAGKALYDFPAPDSYEGHVADLESVNTYHVVKGGGRATETVEWSRVRYTGFSFLAVEVEAGRHARMKVTALAESGERIDHFEISRG
- a CDS encoding 3-isopropylmalate dehydrogenase, which encodes MSRSINLAVIPGDGIGQEVVAQGLKVLNAVLPQDVKLETKEYDLGAQRWHRTGETLPDAELEALKGHDAILLGAIGDPSVPSGVLERGLLLKLRFAFDHFINLRPSKLFPNTETPLAGRPDIDFVVVREGTEGPYTGNGGSLRTGTEHEVATEVSLNTAFGVERVVRDAFERAAARPRKKLTLVHKNNVLVYAGHLWKNTFDKVAAEYPQVTTDYLHVDAATIFFVTQPERFDVIVTDNLFGDILTDLAAAVSGGIGLAASGNINPTGAFPSMFEPVHGSAPDIAGQGKADPTATILSVALLLRHLGYEAQAVRIEDAVSADLAEREGTARTTEEIGDALAVRVAG
- a CDS encoding MFS transporter, coding for MGREQWKKIWVGSAGNMVEWFDWFVYATFAVYFADSFFPEGNETANLMNTMGIFAVGFFMRPVGGWLLGRIGDRKGRKAALTLTVTLMSASAILIAVAPTYDVAGYGGVAVLMLARLLQGLSVGGEYAASATYLTEASAPEKRGFASSFQYVSMTAGQLVGLGLQIVLQRNMSDAALHSWGWRIPFVVGALGAATVFYLRRSMLETEVYAESGATEQQDRGTLKLLWQHRREAFLVMALTMGGTVAYYTYTTYLAKFLSTSAGMDKSTASLVSFCALFVFMCIQPAAGMLSDRIGRRPLLITFAVGSTFLTVPIMTMLKHADTFWPALGLALLALVVITGYTSINACVKAELFPTGIRALGVGLSYAVANALFGGTAEYVALWFKNAGAESGFYWYVAGCAAVSLIVYLTMRETRDIDLNRVDATGQRQEQSQEAGATSVTPAS
- a CDS encoding branched-chain amino acid aminotransferase; the protein is MTTPTIELKPSSNPLSDAEREAILVKPGFGRYFTDHMVTIKWTEGRGWHDAQLVPYAPLSIDPANMTLHYGQEIFEGLKAYRQPDGSVATFRPEANAERFRSSARRLAMPELPVETFVAACDALVQQDAAWVPEHGGEESLYLRPFMIAAEVGLGVRPANEYLFLVIASPAGAYFPGGVKPVSIWLSEDRVRAVPGGMGDAKTGGNYAASLLAQAEAATKGCDQVAYLDAVEHKWVEELGGMNLYFVYGNRIVTPTLTGSLLAGITRDSLLTLAADLGHQPEESRVSIDQWRDDSANGTLTEVFACGTAAVITPVGTVKSAGGEWTQGDGTPGPVTLRLRERLLDIQRGIVEDTHGWMHPLG